One window of the Falco biarmicus isolate bFalBia1 chromosome Z, bFalBia1.pri, whole genome shotgun sequence genome contains the following:
- the F2RL1 gene encoding proteinase-activated receptor 2 gives MDGHRGLCLLLLLPLLLCALLAAATPAGSSGTSSSKGRSFAGRKVSNTNNASEELYEVDEFAAKALTGKLTTVFLPMIYIIVFIIGLPSNAMALWVFFFRTKKKHPAVIYMVNLALADLFFVVWFPLKIAYHVNGNNWLFGEGLCKVLVGFFYGNMYSSILFMTCLSVQRYWVVVNPIVHSRKKSEIALGISLAIWILILLGTIPLYLVNQTAYISNLNITTCHDVLPENVLAHDMFSYFLSLAVGLFLIPALLTAVAYILMIKTLNASISDISTSKKRKRAIKLIIVVLSMYLICFTPSNVLLVVHYLLLKTYSQSYLYVSYITALCLSTLNSCIDPFIYYYISKDFRDNLKNALLCRSVRTTRRMQVSLSSGRYPRKSNSYSSNSNGTTKSTY, from the exons aTGGACGGGCACCGcgggctgtgcctgctgctgctgctgccgctgctgctgtgCGCGCTGCTGGCGGCCGCCACTCCCGCAG ggAGTAGTGGAACCAGCAGTTCAAAAGGAAGAAGTTTTGCTGGCCGGAAGGtttcaaatacaaataatgCCTCTGAAGAGTTATATGAAGTGGATGAATTTGCAGCAAAAGCCCTCACAGGAAAGCTGACTACAGTTTTTCTTCCTATGATCTATATCATTGTTTTTATCATTGGTTTGCCAAGCAATGCCATGGCCCTCTGGGTCTTTTTTTTCCgaacaaagaagaaacatcCAGCTGTGATTTATATGGTTAACTTAGCACTGGCAGACCTCTTTTTTGTTGTCTGGTTCCCACTGAAGATTGCATACCATGTAAATGGCAATAACTGGCTATTCGGCGAAGGTCTCTGCAAAGTACTTGTTGGATTTTTCTATGGAAATATGTACTCTTCCATTCTTTTTATGACTTGTCTCAGTGTGCAACGGTATTGGGTTGTAGTGAACCCCATAGTGCattcaagaaagaaatctgaaattgcCTTGGGCATCTCCCTTGCTATCTGGATACTGATTTTGCTGGGCACTATTCCATTGTATCTTGTTAATCAAACGGCATATATTTCAAATCTTAACATCACTACCTGCCACGATGTGTTGCCCGAAAATGTTTTGGCTCATGATATGTTCAGTTATTTCCTCTCACTTGCAGTTGGACTCTTCTTAATCCCAGCTCTTCTCACTGCTGTTGCTTACATACTAATGATTAAAACTCTGAATGCTTCCATCTCAGATATAAGCACTAGCAAGAAACGAAAAAGAGCAATCAAACTCATTATCGTGGTGCTATCCATGTATCTCATCTGTTTTACACCTAGCAATGTGCTGCTTGTTGTGCATTATTTGCTCCTCAAAACCTACAGCCAGAGCTATCTGTATGTGTCGTACATAACTGCACTGTGTCTTTCTACTTTGAACAGTTGCATCGATCCATTCATCTATTACTATATTTCAAAAGACTTCAGAGACAACCTTAAAAATGCTCTTCTTTGCCGAAGTGTGCGAACTACACGGAGGATGCAAGTGTCTCTCTCATCAGGCAGATACCCTAGAAAATCAAACTCATATTCTTCAAACTCAAATGGGACCACTAAATCAACCTACTGA